From the Polaribacter gangjinensis genome, the window AAAGTAGTGTGTGATTTTCGAACGCAAGACGTGGCTTTGGGTGGTCAAGGAGCGCCATTGGTGCCAATAGGAGATGAGTTGTTGTTTGCGCAATACGATTATTGTATGAATTTGGGTGGATTTGCCAATGTTTCATCCAACGAAAATGGACGAAGAATTGCGTTTGATATTTGCCCTGTAAACGTAGTATTGAATTTTTACGCCAATAAATTGGGATTTGACTTCGATGCCAATGGCGATATTGCCAAATCCGCAACTTTTGATAAGGCGCTGTTTCATCAATTAAATACCTTGGACTATTATTCGAAAAATCCGCCAAAATCATTAGGAATAGAGTGGGTACAAAAAACGATTTTTCCTATTTTAGAAGCTTCAAAAGCGACACCTCAAACCATTTTAAGGACCTTTTCAGATCATATTGCTTACCAAATTGCTAATACCATTTCCGAAGGAAAAAAAGTTTTGTGTACAGGAGGGGGAACCTACAATACATACCTACTTGAAAAGTTAATTTTTTTTAAAAATTGCGACTTGATCATTCCGGATAAAAATTTGATAGAATTCAAAGAAGCACTCATTTTTGCTTTCTTAGGATTGTTACGTATTGAAAATCAGATTAATTGTTTGAGCTCGGTTACAGGGGCTCAAAAAAATCATTCTTCGGGCGTACTATTTTATCCAAACCCTTAAATAAAAAATTTTAGCAATCATTTTTTTTACTGTAAGTTTGTACGTAAAGTGGATTATTAATAAATTTTTTAAACAAAGACGATGAACCAACGTTAGCTTTTTCAGTAATAAATAAATGGATTCAGAAAAAGAAACAATGCAAAATGGAATTTTAGAAATGGCAACATGAAAGATTTATTAAAAATATACGAAAATAAACAACCTGAAATCGTTTTTCACTGGAAAGACCCTGAAACAGAAGCTGAAGGTTGGACAGTCATCAACTCACTCAGAGGAGGTGCAGCAGGTGGTGGAACCCGCATGCGCGAAGGCTTAGACATGAACGAAGTGTTATCACTAGCCAAAACTATGGAAGTTAAATTTACGGTTTCAGGTCCTGCTATAGGGGGTGCGAAATCGGGCATCAATTTCAATCCTCACGATCCAAGAAAAAAAGGTGTTTTAGAACGTTGGTACAAAGCAGTAGCACCTTTGCTAAAAAGTTATTATGGTACTGGAGGTGATTTGAATGTTGATGAAATTCACGAAGTAATTCCAATTACCGAAGAAAGTGGTGTTTGGCATCCGCAAGAAGGTGTTTTCAACGGTCATTTTAAACCTACAGAAGCAGACAAAATCAATAGAATTGGTCAGTTGCGTCATGGGGTAATCAAAGTGATAGAAGATACAAAATTGTCTCCGAATGTTACCAGAAAATATACAGTTGCTGATATGATAACTGGTTTTGGTGTTGCTGAGGCTGTGCGTCATTACTATGCTATTTATGGAGGAACTGTTCAAGGAAAAAGAGCGGTAGTGCAAGGATTTGGAAATGTTGGTTCTGCAGCAGCGTTCTATTTGTCTCAAATGGGTGCTAAAATTGTGGGAATTATTGACAGAGATGGGGGATTGATCAAAGAAGAAGGATTTTCTTTTGAGGAGATTCAAGCCCTCTTTTTAGCTAAAAAAGGAAATACTTTGGTTGCAGAAAATATGATGCCTTTTCAAGAGATCAATGAAAAAATTTGGCAAATTCCTTGCGAGATTTTTGCTCCATGTGCCGCCTCAAGATTAATTACCCAATCACAAATCAATCAGATGATTGCATCAGGATTAGAAGTGGTTTCTTGTGGGGCAAATGTGCCATTTGCAGACAAAGAAATTTTCTTTGGTCCTATCATGGAAGACACGGATAAAAAAGTGAGTTTGATTCCTGATTTTATCTCCAATTGTGGCATGGCTAGAGTCTTTGCCTATTTTATGGAACGAAAAGTGGAAATGACCGACAAAGCTATTTTTGACGATACTTCTAAAACTATAAAAAAAGCGCTGCAAAAAACCTTTACAAGAAGCGCATCAAAAA encodes:
- a CDS encoding Glu/Leu/Phe/Val dehydrogenase dimerization domain-containing protein, with protein sequence MKDLLKIYENKQPEIVFHWKDPETEAEGWTVINSLRGGAAGGGTRMREGLDMNEVLSLAKTMEVKFTVSGPAIGGAKSGINFNPHDPRKKGVLERWYKAVAPLLKSYYGTGGDLNVDEIHEVIPITEESGVWHPQEGVFNGHFKPTEADKINRIGQLRHGVIKVIEDTKLSPNVTRKYTVADMITGFGVAEAVRHYYAIYGGTVQGKRAVVQGFGNVGSAAAFYLSQMGAKIVGIIDRDGGLIKEEGFSFEEIQALFLAKKGNTLVAENMMPFQEINEKIWQIPCEIFAPCAASRLITQSQINQMIASGLEVVSCGANVPFADKEIFFGPIMEDTDKKVSLIPDFISNCGMARVFAYFMERKVEMTDKAIFDDTSKTIKKALQKTFTRSASKTSISETAFEIALKELI
- a CDS encoding anhydro-N-acetylmuramic acid kinase; protein product: MNKNTFSILGLMSGTSLDGIDLAHVTFQRDAYQNFQILHAETIPYPKKWRTILQNALYESHEKLQELSIEYANYLGEEINRFIKKYDIEAIDFVASHGHTILHQPEKGITLQIGDGQTIANKTQQKVVCDFRTQDVALGGQGAPLVPIGDELLFAQYDYCMNLGGFANVSSNENGRRIAFDICPVNVVLNFYANKLGFDFDANGDIAKSATFDKALFHQLNTLDYYSKNPPKSLGIEWVQKTIFPILEASKATPQTILRTFSDHIAYQIANTISEGKKVLCTGGGTYNTYLLEKLIFFKNCDLIIPDKNLIEFKEALIFAFLGLLRIENQINCLSSVTGAQKNHSSGVLFYPNP